In a single window of the Nicotiana tomentosiformis chromosome 8, ASM39032v3, whole genome shotgun sequence genome:
- the LOC104099254 gene encoding large ribosomal subunit protein eL37, whose amino-acid sequence MGKGTGSFGKRRNKTHTLCVRCGRRSFHIQKSRCSACAYPAARLRKYNWSVKALRRKTTGTGRMRYLRNVPRRFKTNFREGTEATPRKKGAAVAS is encoded by the exons ATG GGAAAAGGAACAGGTAGTTTTGGTAAGAGGAGGAACAAGACACACACACTGTGTGTGAGATGTGGTCGTCGTAGCTTCCACATCCAGAAGAGTCGTTGTTCAGCTTGTGCTTACCCTGCTGCTCGTCTCAGAAAAT ATAACTGGAGCGTCAAGGCACTTAGGAGAAAGACCACTGGAACTGGCCGCATGAGGTACCTCCGCAATGTACCACGTAGGTTTAAGACCAACTTCAGAGAAG GAACCGAGGCTACTCCAAGGAAGAAGGGTGCTGCTGTAGCGTCTTAA
- the LOC104099255 gene encoding GTP-binding protein At2g22870 yields the protein MFITHLPKLHSHFSIFCPNPKILITSTLLSKSKTTPFSHFSSVTAAANTLLQSPDSQTKNLELEDAQEQNTHIEISVEKLFVPPDTDISSGSRPLSARILKGSNIVLSKYAGDAQVEQAEFVKSSVETEECPSDGKPEFALVGRSNVGKSSLLNSLVKRKKLALTSKKPGKTQCINHFRINDSWYLVDLPGYGYAAAPHEVRTDWAKFTKDYFLNRPTLVSVFLLIDASIPAKKIDLEYASWLGQNQIPMTLVFTKCDKRKKKKNGGRRPEENLQDFLKLIQKFFQTVPPWIMTSSVTNQGRDEILLHMSQLRNYWLKH from the exons ATGTTTATCACTCATCTTCCTAAACTCCATTCCCACTTCTCCATTTTCTGCCCAAACCCCAAGATTCTCATCACCTCCACACTCTTATCCAAATCCAAAACAACCCCATTTTCCCATTTTTCATCAGTTACAGCAGCAGCCAACACACTCCTCCAAAGCCCAGATTCACAAACCAAGAATTTGGAACTTGAAGATGCTCAAGAACAAAATACCCACATAGAAATTTCAGTTGAAAAGCTATTTGTTCCACCTGATACTGATATTTCTTCTGGTTCAAGGCCCTTGAGTGCTAGGATTTTAAAAGGGTCAAATATTGTGCTTAGCAAATATGCTGGGGATGCTCAAGTGGAGCAAGCTGAGTTTGTGAAGAGCAGTGTGGAGACTGAGGAATGTCCCTCTGATGGAAAGCCTGAGTTTGCTCTTGTTGGGAGGTCCAATGTGGGCAAATCTTCTTTGCTTAACTCGCTTGTGAAGCGTAAAAAGCTTGCTCTTACTTCCAAGAAACCAG GGAAGACACAATGCATCAATCATTTCCGGATCAACGATAGCTGGTACCTTGTAGATTTACCAGGCTACGG GTATGCAGCTGCGCCACATGAAGTACGGACAGATTGGGCTAAGTTCACCAAAGATTATTTCCTAAACCGGCCAACCCTTGTCTCAGTCTTCCTCCTCATAGATGCTAGCATCCCTGCAAAAAAGATTGATCTTGAGTATGCAAGTTGGTTGGGACAGAATCAG ATCCCAATGACACTAGTTTTCACCAAGTGTGATAAgcggaaaaagaagaagaatggagGGAGAAGGCCTGAAGAGAACTTGCAGGATTTTCTAAAGTTGATACAGAAGTTCTTCCAAACTGTACCACCTTGGATTATGACGAGTAGTGTCACCAACCAAGGTCGAGACGAGATACTGTTGCACATGTCTCAGCTGCGAAACTATTGGCTCAAGCATTGA